The following coding sequences are from one Frigoribacterium sp. Leaf415 window:
- a CDS encoding HAMP domain-containing sensor histidine kinase: protein MRRRLVASYLVIVGLALVAFTVPVGLQLTDLLRSDQREVALREARTIAVLLATATQADDATARGARVALLQLRDEMEEQTDGRVELIGVDRSPALGRPVVGADDGDFDDALSGQERVRSLDDSVLGERGLQVTVPATTDDGRVDGAVRVTVPTAPVDEEVRGIWIFRLAAGAVVLVLSVVASAVVATSLLRPLRLLDAMADRISRGDLTARADLDAMGPPEMRRLASTLNDGTRRIEVLLSAQRAFTADASHQLRTPLTALRLGLENLQDRLDDPADVAAVDRALSESGRLSRLVSDLLVLARSQGASATPVPVDVGAVLEARAEVWSSSAEDVGARIVVELGGPGFGRSGLGGSGSGGPGSGGPGLVALASPGQLEQALDNLIDNALRVCPTGEAVTLRATAPPESDAVLVEVIDRGPGMSEGDRARAFDRFWSTTPGGSGLGLAIARELVQHDGGSVDLVDTPGGGLTARLVLPRDTASTAGDRAR from the coding sequence ATGCGCCGTAGGCTCGTCGCCTCGTACCTCGTGATCGTCGGGCTCGCCCTCGTCGCCTTCACCGTGCCGGTCGGCCTGCAGCTGACCGACCTGTTGCGCAGCGATCAACGCGAGGTGGCCCTGCGCGAGGCACGCACCATCGCCGTCCTGCTCGCCACCGCCACCCAAGCGGACGACGCCACGGCCCGCGGTGCCCGGGTGGCGCTGCTGCAGTTGCGTGACGAGATGGAGGAGCAGACCGACGGCCGTGTCGAGCTGATCGGCGTCGACCGGTCACCCGCCCTCGGCCGGCCGGTCGTCGGCGCGGACGACGGCGACTTCGACGACGCCCTGTCGGGGCAGGAGCGTGTGCGTTCACTCGACGACTCCGTGCTCGGCGAGCGGGGCCTGCAGGTGACGGTGCCCGCGACGACCGACGACGGCCGGGTGGACGGCGCCGTCCGGGTCACGGTGCCCACGGCCCCGGTGGACGAGGAGGTGCGGGGCATCTGGATCTTCCGGCTCGCGGCCGGTGCGGTCGTCCTGGTGCTCTCGGTGGTCGCCAGCGCCGTCGTCGCCACGTCGCTGCTGCGCCCGCTGCGGTTGCTCGACGCGATGGCCGACCGCATCTCGCGCGGCGACCTCACCGCCCGCGCCGACCTCGACGCGATGGGCCCGCCCGAGATGCGCCGCCTCGCGAGCACCCTGAACGACGGCACCCGACGGATCGAGGTGCTGCTCTCGGCCCAGCGGGCCTTCACCGCGGACGCGTCGCACCAGCTGCGCACGCCCCTCACCGCCCTGCGCCTCGGCCTCGAGAACCTGCAGGACCGGCTCGACGACCCCGCCGACGTGGCCGCCGTCGATCGTGCCCTGAGCGAGTCCGGTCGGCTCAGCCGGCTCGTCTCGGACCTGCTCGTGCTCGCTCGCAGCCAGGGCGCCTCGGCCACGCCGGTACCCGTCGACGTCGGGGCGGTCCTGGAGGCGCGGGCCGAGGTCTGGTCGTCGTCGGCCGAGGACGTCGGGGCGCGGATCGTGGTGGAGCTCGGGGGACCGGGGTTCGGCAGGTCGGGGCTCGGCGGGTCGGGGTCGGGCGGACCGGGGTCGGGCGGGCCGGGGTTGGTCGCGCTGGCCTCGCCGGGGCAGCTCGAGCAGGCGCTCGACAACCTCATCGACAACGCGTTGCGGGTGTGCCCGACCGGCGAGGCGGTGACCCTGCGAGCGACGGCGCCCCCGGAGTCGGACGCAGTCCTCGTCGAGGTGATCGACCGCGGGCCCGGCATGTCGGAGGGCGACCGGGCCCGCGCGTTCGACCGCTTCTGGAGCACCACGCCGGGCGGCTCCGGCCTCGGACTCGCCATCGCTCGAGAACTCGTCCAGCACGACGGCGGGTCGGTCGACCTGGTCGACACTCCCGGCGGCGGGCTGACCGCCCGGCTCGTGCTGCCGCGCGACACCGCGTCGACCGCGGGCGACCGGGCGAGGTGA
- a CDS encoding DUF4184 family protein produces the protein MPFTPSHAVVALPFVRTPLPFGAVAVGSMAPDVPLFFPVGVTYEQTHGFPSLLVFSVPVAMLLYLVWRVLLRPAARALLPTSIGSRLPTSWDSRGHGYGPEAGQGPGVDTGSGPGLARTAPWALLALVLGVVTHVFWDAFTHPDRFGSMLIPALAEQWGPLVGTQWAQYVSSVGGLVVLGIAAVRYLRRTPPTTSPQTAALVPAARIRLVFWASLAAALVAGVVIVAATRGLPTDVHTAKSFTFFAGTLAGALVLVATAVAAVAVQLIRARAHPRRA, from the coding sequence GTGCCGTTCACCCCCAGCCATGCCGTCGTCGCCCTGCCGTTCGTCCGCACGCCCCTGCCGTTCGGGGCGGTCGCGGTCGGCTCGATGGCGCCGGACGTGCCGCTGTTCTTCCCCGTCGGCGTGACCTACGAGCAGACCCACGGGTTCCCGAGCCTGCTGGTGTTCTCGGTGCCGGTCGCGATGCTGCTCTACCTCGTCTGGCGCGTGCTGCTGCGGCCGGCGGCCCGCGCCCTGCTGCCGACGTCGATCGGGTCGCGCCTGCCGACGTCGTGGGACTCCCGTGGGCACGGGTACGGGCCTGAGGCCGGGCAAGGGCCCGGCGTCGACACCGGCTCGGGGCCCGGCCTCGCCCGCACGGCCCCGTGGGCCCTCCTCGCACTCGTCCTCGGCGTGGTCACCCACGTGTTCTGGGACGCGTTCACGCACCCGGACCGGTTCGGCAGCATGCTCATCCCGGCGCTGGCCGAGCAGTGGGGGCCGCTGGTCGGCACGCAGTGGGCGCAGTACGTCTCGTCGGTGGGCGGGCTCGTCGTGCTCGGCATCGCGGCCGTCCGGTACCTGCGGCGCACTCCCCCGACCACGTCGCCCCAGACTGCGGCCCTCGTCCCGGCTGCACGCATCCGCCTCGTCTTCTGGGCCTCGCTGGCCGCCGCCCTCGTCGCCGGCGTCGTGATCGTGGCCGCGACCCGGGGACTGCCGACCGACGTCCACACGGCGAAGTCGTTCACGTTCTTCGCCGGCACCCTCGCGGGCGCACTCGTCCTGGTCGCGACGGCCGTCGCGGCGGTGGCCGTGCAGCTGATCCGCGCTCGCGCACACCCCCGGCGAGCCTGA
- a CDS encoding MFS transporter, giving the protein MTAVSRTTAPPSSSGASVASVLDSIGFTRAQFWIFLLILAGEFFNTLEQNSVGAMGSHLKDSLQIGDVQLTGINTATVIGGLIGRLLAGYLADKYGRRFSLSLNLLIYTLGGLLSAVAMNYEWLLVSRLIVGIGIGGEFMIGIVMLSEMVATKFRGTAIGMINVGAGGLGNFISYGLFLLLLGPLEISLGGPDVVWRWTFVILAVPALLVVLYRRRLPETPRFLLSKGRVDEANRSLAILASNSLRPTDAKPPVQLSPDDLPPMPVHANPAAVFHRFVLRRTVALGVASWMAFGSQVTLNFLMPTLLVERGYSVTQSLLYTMIMNIGSLLGATTAALIAGRVGRRTAVTTAGVLGCLTALAFAALGNGTGAILVLGALFQYFTMVTNTTLATWTAEVFPTAIRASGASIVNGIGNIAGAIMPFLAVALYGSYAFAGVFGLAAAMYAVLVVAARFAPETRGRSLEDVNENALMAATPAPTPAATRATD; this is encoded by the coding sequence ATGACTGCTGTATCCCGCACCACCGCACCCCCGTCTTCGTCCGGCGCATCCGTCGCCTCCGTCCTCGACTCGATCGGGTTCACCCGCGCCCAGTTCTGGATCTTCCTGCTGATCCTCGCCGGCGAGTTCTTCAACACCCTCGAACAGAACTCGGTCGGCGCCATGGGCAGCCACCTCAAGGACTCGCTGCAGATCGGCGACGTCCAGCTCACCGGCATCAACACGGCGACCGTCATCGGCGGCCTCATCGGTCGGCTGCTCGCCGGCTACCTGGCCGACAAGTACGGCCGACGCTTCTCGCTCAGCCTGAACCTGCTGATCTACACGCTGGGTGGGCTGCTCAGCGCGGTCGCCATGAACTACGAGTGGCTGCTGGTCAGCCGGCTGATCGTGGGAATCGGCATCGGTGGTGAGTTCATGATCGGCATCGTCATGTTGTCCGAGATGGTCGCCACGAAGTTCCGGGGCACGGCCATCGGCATGATCAACGTAGGCGCGGGCGGCCTCGGCAACTTCATCTCGTACGGCCTGTTCCTGCTGCTGCTCGGCCCGCTCGAGATCAGCCTCGGCGGCCCCGACGTCGTCTGGCGCTGGACCTTCGTCATCTTGGCCGTGCCCGCCCTGTTGGTCGTCCTCTACCGGCGGCGGCTGCCCGAGACCCCGCGGTTCCTGCTCTCGAAGGGCCGGGTCGACGAGGCCAACCGGTCCCTCGCGATCCTCGCGTCGAACTCGCTGCGCCCGACGGATGCGAAGCCGCCCGTGCAGCTGTCGCCGGACGACTTGCCGCCCATGCCCGTCCACGCCAACCCCGCCGCCGTGTTCCACCGGTTCGTCCTGCGCCGCACCGTGGCGCTCGGCGTGGCGTCGTGGATGGCCTTCGGGTCGCAGGTGACGCTCAACTTCCTGATGCCCACCCTGCTCGTCGAGCGCGGCTACAGCGTCACCCAGAGCCTGCTCTACACGATGATCATGAACATCGGTTCGTTGCTCGGCGCCACCACGGCCGCCCTGATCGCCGGCCGGGTCGGCCGTCGCACGGCGGTCACCACCGCCGGGGTGCTCGGCTGCCTCACCGCCCTCGCCTTCGCGGCGCTCGGCAACGGGACCGGGGCCATCCTGGTGCTGGGCGCCTTGTTCCAGTACTTCACCATGGTCACCAACACGACCCTCGCGACGTGGACCGCAGAGGTCTTCCCGACCGCCATCCGCGCCTCCGGAGCCTCGATCGTCAACGGGATCGGCAACATCGCCGGCGCGATCATGCCGTTCCTGGCCGTGGCCCTCTACGGCTCGTACGCCTTCGCCGGGGTCTTCGGTCTCGCCGCCGCCATGTACGCCGTGCTCGTGGTCGCCGCCCGCTTCGCTCCCGAGACCAGGGGGCGCTCGCTCGAGGACGTCAACGAGAACGCCCTGATGGCCGCGACCCCCGCACCGACCCCGGCCGCCACCCGCGCGACCGACTGA
- a CDS encoding ABC transporter substrate-binding protein produces the protein MDQLNVTATANGLNYLPEYVADAGGLFAAAGLEVTATARDPWTGVLDDLESGEADVALGGLWVPGMYAGMDRRVTVVGQLNHRFPMTIVARDATGPVGLDWLAGKVALAPGAGGSAPYEFTAGLIREAGLDPAATRWVRDLSTAMMIELYRGGLGDAIVLDLLSASELVAAGHGTIVFSHLAEGGVMPNSVYYVRTDRVEELADRVERFVGAVEQGMRKITSDDADAEIATVLAARWPEKDPALLRSAVEQMTQGGVWDTTEIDADASDRWMRILVDGGLVGRAPSLDELTGGHAVRTVGAAS, from the coding sequence ATGGACCAGCTCAACGTCACCGCCACGGCGAACGGCTTGAACTACCTGCCCGAGTACGTCGCCGACGCGGGCGGACTCTTCGCCGCCGCCGGCCTCGAGGTCACGGCCACGGCGCGCGACCCGTGGACCGGAGTGCTCGACGACCTCGAGTCGGGCGAGGCCGACGTGGCGTTGGGCGGTCTCTGGGTGCCCGGCATGTACGCCGGCATGGACCGCCGCGTCACGGTCGTCGGACAGCTCAACCACCGGTTCCCGATGACGATCGTGGCCCGGGACGCCACCGGGCCCGTCGGCCTCGACTGGCTGGCCGGCAAGGTCGCCCTCGCCCCGGGGGCCGGCGGCAGCGCACCGTACGAGTTCACGGCGGGCCTGATCCGCGAGGCCGGCCTCGACCCGGCGGCCACCCGCTGGGTGCGCGACCTGTCGACCGCCATGATGATCGAGCTCTATCGGGGCGGTCTCGGCGACGCCATCGTGCTCGACCTGCTCTCGGCGTCCGAGCTCGTCGCGGCCGGTCACGGCACGATCGTCTTCAGCCACCTCGCCGAGGGCGGCGTCATGCCCAACAGCGTGTACTACGTGCGCACCGACCGGGTCGAGGAACTCGCCGACAGGGTCGAGCGGTTCGTCGGCGCCGTCGAGCAGGGCATGCGGAAGATCACCTCGGACGACGCCGACGCCGAGATCGCCACCGTCCTCGCCGCCCGCTGGCCCGAGAAGGACCCCGCACTGCTCCGCTCGGCCGTCGAGCAGATGACCCAGGGCGGCGTGTGGGACACGACCGAGATCGACGCCGACGCCTCGGACCGGTGGATGCGCATCCTCGTCGACGGAGGCCTGGTCGGACGCGCGCCGTCGCTGGACGAGCTCACGGGCGGCCACGCGGTCCGCACGGTGGGCGCCGCCTCGTGA
- a CDS encoding ornithine cyclodeaminase family protein, producing the protein MTLVLASTEITDLLSGVDVFGVVEAVHADLGTGAMTQPAPVTLSGSDDTVFLPMAVRSDRLGLAAVKLMADVPGNTARGLPSQRSTIVVSSVETGECVAVLDGAMITRARTAAASAVATRHLARPDSRVLGLVGAGNLAVEHVRALRVARVPPQLDHVVVWSRSSSTVDRFVDAVGECAPGLAVTVADDVRAVVESSDVLCTLTPSVDPIVRGAWLRAGQHVNAVGARPRPTHRELDGAAMARGTLVVDGAATARAKSGDLLEALREGSLPADTRLRELGEIVAGIAPGRASADEVTVFDSVGLAAQDLAVAAAVVDLARARGVGDERHLAPVAVPA; encoded by the coding sequence GTGACGCTCGTCCTCGCCTCGACCGAGATCACCGATCTGCTGTCCGGGGTCGACGTGTTCGGCGTCGTCGAGGCGGTGCACGCCGACCTCGGCACGGGGGCCATGACGCAGCCGGCCCCGGTGACGCTGTCCGGGTCGGACGACACGGTGTTCCTGCCCATGGCCGTGCGCTCGGATCGCCTCGGCCTGGCCGCCGTCAAGCTGATGGCCGACGTCCCGGGCAACACCGCCCGGGGCCTGCCGTCCCAGCGTTCGACCATCGTCGTCTCGTCCGTCGAGACCGGCGAGTGCGTGGCCGTGCTCGACGGGGCCATGATCACGCGGGCCAGGACGGCCGCCGCGTCGGCCGTCGCCACCCGGCACCTCGCACGCCCTGACTCGCGCGTGCTCGGATTGGTGGGGGCCGGCAACCTGGCCGTCGAGCACGTCCGTGCCCTGCGGGTGGCCCGGGTCCCTCCGCAGCTGGACCACGTCGTGGTGTGGTCCCGCTCGTCGTCGACCGTCGATCGGTTCGTCGACGCCGTGGGCGAGTGCGCCCCCGGGCTCGCGGTGACGGTGGCGGACGACGTCCGGGCCGTCGTCGAGTCGTCCGACGTGCTCTGCACCCTGACGCCGTCGGTCGACCCCATCGTCCGAGGGGCGTGGTTGCGCGCGGGCCAGCATGTCAACGCCGTCGGGGCCCGCCCGAGACCGACCCACCGAGAGCTGGACGGGGCGGCCATGGCCCGCGGCACCCTCGTGGTCGACGGCGCCGCGACCGCCCGGGCCAAGTCCGGCGACCTGCTCGAGGCCCTGCGTGAGGGGTCCTTGCCGGCCGACACGCGCCTCCGTGAGCTCGGCGAGATCGTCGCGGGCATCGCGCCCGGACGCGCGTCGGCCGACGAGGTGACCGTGTTCGACTCGGTCGGCCTCGCGGCGCAGGACCTCGCGGTGGCGGCCGCCGTCGTCGACCTCGCCCGGGCCCGCGGCGTGGGCGACGAACGTCACCTCGCGCCCGTGGCGGTGCCGGCGTGA
- a CDS encoding aspartate/glutamate racemase family protein gives MTDGAGGLRIAVVNCNTTESMTETAVARARLAVAPGTTVVGITPSWGVASAEGWYDSFVSAAAVLDTLGSLPDDVDGVVLAGFGEHGREGARELLDIPVVDITEAAAHVAMLLGRRFGVVTTVRRAVGQITDSLTTAGLMEHCVAVEDTGLGVLELEADPAATAEAFVAAGLRAVARGAEVVCLGCAGMAGLEEHVGERLPVPVVDGVAAAASLVETLARQGLTTSKIDSYATPLAKARSWPGPERAAARVE, from the coding sequence GTGACGGACGGTGCCGGCGGGCTCCGCATCGCCGTCGTCAACTGCAACACGACCGAGTCGATGACCGAGACGGCCGTCGCCCGGGCGCGTCTCGCCGTCGCGCCCGGCACGACGGTCGTCGGCATCACGCCGAGCTGGGGCGTGGCCTCGGCCGAGGGGTGGTATGACAGCTTCGTCAGCGCGGCGGCCGTGCTCGACACCCTGGGCAGCTTGCCGGACGACGTCGACGGGGTCGTCCTGGCCGGGTTCGGCGAACACGGCCGCGAGGGCGCCCGTGAGTTGCTCGACATCCCGGTGGTCGACATCACCGAGGCCGCGGCCCACGTCGCCATGCTGCTCGGCAGGCGGTTCGGCGTGGTGACGACGGTGCGTCGCGCGGTCGGCCAGATCACCGACAGCCTCACCACCGCGGGGCTGATGGAGCACTGCGTCGCCGTCGAGGACACCGGGCTCGGCGTCCTCGAGCTCGAGGCCGACCCCGCGGCCACCGCCGAGGCCTTCGTCGCCGCGGGCCTGCGCGCCGTCGCCCGCGGGGCGGAGGTGGTCTGCCTCGGCTGCGCGGGCATGGCCGGACTCGAGGAACACGTCGGGGAGCGCCTCCCCGTCCCGGTCGTCGACGGTGTCGCGGCCGCCGCCTCGCTCGTCGAGACGCTCGCCCGGCAGGGGCTGACGACGAGCAAGATCGACAGCTACGCCACCCCGCTCGCCAAGGCTCGCAGCTGGCCCGGGCCGGAGCGGGCGGCGGCTCGTGTTGAATGA
- a CDS encoding GntR family transcriptional regulator yields the protein MTAVTPESSLAEQTYRTLRRRIILGEYTQGARLVEATLAAELNVSRLPIREALPQLENEGFVRTLPRRSSRVVEWTEADITELFDARLSLETLAARLAARAAAAGASLDPLRKAIADEHRALDGNDWLEVAETSTVVHEVVVQIGGSALLTSLMRAVTGRMTWLFYLTSARDQRQQSDEHHEMLEAIGAGNERLAESIAFTHIEKGRAPSLSLLTQATTAEGDTGSGRLARP from the coding sequence ATGACCGCCGTCACCCCCGAGTCCTCCCTCGCCGAGCAGACCTACCGGACGCTCCGCCGACGGATCATCCTCGGCGAGTACACGCAGGGCGCCCGGCTCGTGGAGGCGACCCTCGCGGCCGAGCTCAACGTGTCGCGGCTGCCCATCCGCGAGGCGTTGCCGCAGCTCGAGAACGAGGGCTTCGTCCGCACACTGCCCCGTCGGTCGTCCCGTGTCGTCGAGTGGACCGAGGCCGACATCACCGAGCTGTTCGACGCCCGTCTGAGCCTCGAGACCCTCGCCGCCCGGTTGGCGGCCCGCGCGGCGGCGGCGGGTGCCTCGCTCGACCCCCTGCGGAAGGCGATCGCCGACGAGCACCGGGCGCTCGACGGCAACGACTGGCTCGAGGTCGCCGAGACGTCGACGGTCGTGCACGAGGTCGTCGTCCAGATCGGTGGCAGCGCCCTGCTCACCTCGCTGATGAGGGCCGTGACCGGTCGGATGACGTGGCTCTTCTACCTGACGTCGGCCCGCGACCAACGCCAACAGTCCGACGAGCACCACGAGATGCTCGAGGCCATCGGTGCGGGCAACGAGCGGCTCGCCGAGTCGATCGCGTTCACGCACATCGAGAAGGGGCGGGCACCGTCCCTGAGCTTGCTGACGCAGGCGACGACCGCCGAGGGCGACACCGGCAGCGGGCGGCTCGCCCGGCCCTGA
- a CDS encoding NmrA family NAD(P)-binding protein produces the protein MTTTVLLAGATGDLGQRISRELLRDTTSDVRLRVLTRPGSTGATTLFGDDDRVEVTRASYTDVPALTEAARGADVVVSAVSGVRPVIVDAQRALLKAAVAAGVPRFVPSDYSADYRSIPPGSNRNFELRREFAADVDAAPIRATSVLNGMFTDLLTGDAPMVLFDRKRVLFWSSADQVLDFTTKDDVAHVVARVALDPEAPRVVEVAGDRVTARQVARTMSELTGTPFKPQWAGTTGTLSAMAAVMRRTSKGDDTFPAWQGMQYFVNMFSGDAQLRHVDNDRYGPARWTTVRDVLATRTGPAAGSTA, from the coding sequence ATGACCACCACCGTCCTCCTCGCCGGCGCGACCGGCGACCTCGGCCAGCGCATCTCCCGCGAGCTGCTCCGCGACACCACGAGCGACGTGCGCCTGCGCGTCCTGACCCGCCCCGGCAGCACCGGCGCGACCACGCTGTTCGGTGACGACGACCGGGTCGAGGTGACCCGCGCCTCCTACACGGACGTGCCCGCCCTGACCGAGGCCGCCCGCGGAGCCGACGTCGTCGTGTCGGCCGTGAGCGGCGTCCGTCCCGTGATCGTCGACGCGCAGCGTGCTCTGCTGAAGGCCGCCGTCGCGGCGGGCGTGCCGCGGTTCGTGCCCTCGGACTACTCGGCCGACTACCGCAGCATCCCGCCGGGCAGCAACCGCAACTTCGAGCTGCGGCGTGAGTTCGCGGCCGACGTCGACGCGGCTCCGATCCGGGCGACGTCGGTGCTCAACGGCATGTTCACCGACCTGCTGACCGGGGACGCGCCGATGGTCCTGTTCGACCGGAAGCGGGTGCTGTTCTGGTCGTCGGCCGACCAGGTGCTCGACTTCACGACGAAGGACGACGTCGCCCACGTCGTCGCCCGGGTCGCGCTCGACCCCGAGGCTCCGCGCGTCGTCGAGGTCGCCGGCGACCGGGTCACCGCCCGCCAGGTCGCTCGCACGATGAGCGAGCTCACCGGCACGCCCTTCAAGCCGCAGTGGGCCGGCACGACCGGCACCCTCTCGGCGATGGCGGCCGTCATGCGTCGCACGTCGAAGGGCGACGACACCTTCCCCGCTTGGCAGGGCATGCAGTACTTCGTCAACATGTTCAGCGGCGACGCGCAGCTGCGCCACGTCGACAACGACCGCTACGGCCCAGCACGCTGGACGACCGTGCGCGACGTCCTCGCGACGCGGACCGGACCGGCGGCGGGGTCCACCGCCTGA
- a CDS encoding cysteine hydrolase family protein encodes MTRALLIVDIQLDYFPGGAFPLVEPEAAAAAAGEVLEAFRASGEPVVHVFHVSTGDGATFFRPGTAGLAFHPSVEPRDGELVVEKHVPNSFVGTGLEASLRERDVTELVIVGMMSSMCVDSTTRAAHELGFACTVVADACAAPDLVHGGTTIAGRDVHAAFMAALDGSFATVVTSESLLAA; translated from the coding sequence ATGACCCGCGCGCTGCTCATCGTCGACATCCAGCTGGACTATTTTCCCGGGGGCGCGTTCCCCCTCGTCGAGCCCGAGGCGGCGGCAGCAGCCGCCGGCGAGGTGCTCGAGGCATTCCGGGCGTCGGGTGAGCCCGTCGTGCACGTCTTCCATGTCTCGACCGGTGACGGCGCGACGTTCTTCCGCCCGGGGACGGCCGGCCTCGCGTTCCACCCGTCGGTCGAGCCCCGCGACGGCGAGCTGGTCGTCGAGAAGCACGTGCCGAACAGTTTCGTGGGCACGGGACTCGAGGCGAGCCTCCGCGAGCGCGACGTGACCGAACTCGTGATCGTCGGGATGATGAGCAGCATGTGCGTCGACTCGACCACGCGGGCCGCGCACGAGCTCGGTTTCGCCTGCACCGTCGTCGCCGACGCCTGCGCGGCCCCCGACCTCGTGCACGGCGGGACGACCATCGCCGGCCGCGACGTCCACGCGGCGTTCATGGCCGCCCTCGACGGGAGCTTCGCGACCGTCGTCACGAGCGAGTCCTTGCTCGCGGCCTGA
- a CDS encoding PP2C family protein-serine/threonine phosphatase — MGRVTEGADAVGRALNTALRRVPLEKVPLFRQSFIALLIVLAAVLSATLPWLIVTDAITMWLGVAVAVAALVFAALMARHAELRRWEMLVPAADFVAVGLLRYGTGDQRSVFLPIVLLAVIWVASWPGRRNVLLPLVGTCVTLLLPYLFSSEGRGPSELIRLAFALIVYATVAAAVNELARQAKARLERARAQQHAVERELNRAAVVQQSLLPPDASTLPDAFAVFGACVPAREVGGDFFDWYPTSSGIAVTVGDVMGKGVGAGMIAAAVRSVIRSSVDDGDPAEAFHRASVGLTTSAYDTETQFTTSFHARIDADGGVLWADAGHGLAFIRRAAGGVDRLNSADLPIGVGTAWHRHRSQLDDGDVFVCVSDGVLDLFPVELEALHDLEQLLAATPEPARIVEVVEGLARERERSDDVTVVATTLVPTSVPVRP; from the coding sequence TCGTGCTGGCCGCGGTGCTCAGTGCGACCCTGCCGTGGCTGATCGTCACCGACGCGATCACGATGTGGCTCGGCGTCGCGGTGGCCGTCGCCGCGCTGGTGTTCGCCGCCCTGATGGCCCGCCACGCCGAGTTGCGCCGGTGGGAGATGCTCGTCCCCGCGGCCGACTTCGTCGCCGTGGGGCTGCTGCGCTACGGCACGGGCGACCAGCGGTCGGTCTTCCTGCCGATCGTGCTGCTGGCGGTCATCTGGGTCGCGTCCTGGCCCGGCCGGCGCAACGTGCTGCTGCCCCTGGTCGGAACGTGTGTCACCTTGCTGCTGCCGTACCTGTTCAGTTCGGAGGGTCGTGGCCCGAGCGAACTGATCCGCCTGGCGTTCGCCCTGATCGTCTACGCGACGGTGGCCGCGGCGGTCAACGAGCTGGCCCGCCAGGCGAAGGCGCGCCTCGAACGGGCGCGGGCCCAGCAGCACGCCGTCGAGCGCGAACTGAATCGGGCGGCCGTGGTGCAGCAGTCGCTGCTGCCTCCGGACGCCTCGACCCTGCCCGACGCGTTCGCGGTGTTCGGGGCCTGTGTGCCGGCCCGCGAGGTCGGCGGCGACTTCTTCGACTGGTACCCGACCTCGTCCGGCATCGCCGTGACCGTCGGCGACGTGATGGGCAAGGGCGTCGGCGCGGGCATGATCGCGGCCGCGGTGCGCTCGGTGATCCGCAGCAGCGTCGACGACGGCGACCCGGCCGAGGCCTTCCACCGCGCCTCCGTCGGGTTGACGACGAGCGCCTACGACACCGAGACGCAGTTCACGACGTCGTTCCACGCCCGCATCGACGCCGACGGCGGGGTGCTCTGGGCCGACGCGGGGCACGGGCTGGCGTTCATCCGGCGCGCGGCGGGCGGCGTCGACCGTCTCAACTCGGCCGACCTGCCGATCGGCGTGGGCACCGCCTGGCATCGGCACCGCTCGCAGCTCGACGATGGCGACGTGTTCGTCTGCGTCAGCGACGGGGTGCTCGACCTGTTCCCGGTCGAGCTCGAGGCGCTGCACGACCTCGAGCAACTGCTCGCCGCGACCCCCGAACCGGCCCGCATCGTCGAGGTCGTCGAGGGTCTGGCCCGCGAGCGCGAGCGCAGCGACGACGTGACGGTCGTCGCGACGACGCTCGTGCCGACGTCGGTGCCGGTGCGCCCCTGA